A genomic region of Oncorhynchus mykiss isolate Arlee chromosome 2, USDA_OmykA_1.1, whole genome shotgun sequence contains the following coding sequences:
- the LOC110495913 gene encoding ankyrin repeat domain-containing protein 34C, whose protein sequence is MMADILELRTDGNSLLKAVWLRRLRLTRLLLEGGAYINESNERGETPLMVACMSKHSDPQSVSKAKLVKYLLDNKADPNIQDKAGRTALMHACSQRAGHEVVSHLLTNGADPSLEDRSGASALVYAVNVDDKETLKVLLDACKAKGKEVIIITTDKSPSGTKTTKQYLNVPPSPELEDRCSPAFCTTPSDIELNTSPSPNSAEQHNTIFSFQTKLKTSSSTAAKLPNGPTSPTRRPANPKRARLPQLKRLQSEPWGLIAPSVLAAAAAHEECKRATSEEVVTGVNGLALSKRSTMSRQNSVDGKDVLFPQMSSSLSVPLTSKSAYERSLCQHQPLARRSTVPADQDSSSNSVPASLRDPVYRRRLGTDHYDSDSQLYSDSGMLDSPKVPLERRKLNTSPLAMLTSSRESLDSNASTSSPSTARRRAPGLLERRGSGTLLLDYISHTRPGHLPPLNVNPNPPIPDIGASSKPSSPLASGFISVAPVAPNSPKRGQLKSKKKLVRRHSMQVEQMKQLSAFEEL, encoded by the coding sequence ATGATGGCAGACATACTGGAGCTGCGGACAGACGGGAATTCGCTTCTGAAAGCGGTATGGCTCCGACGCCTGCGGCTCACCAGGCTCCTGCTTGAGGGGGGTGCCTATATTAATGAGAGCAACGAGCGAGGAGAGACACCGCTCATGGTGGCCTGCATGTCCAAACACAGCGACCCGCAGAGTGTCAGCAAGGCAAAGCTGGTCAAGTATCTGCTGGATAATAAGGCTGACCCTAACATCCAGGACAAAGCAGGCCGGACAGCCCTGATGCACGCCTGTAGCCAGAGGGCGGGGCATGAGGTGGTGTCCCACCTGTTGACCAATGGGGCTGACCCAAGTCTTGAAGACAGGAGCGGGGCTTCTGCTTTGGTCTATGCAGTCAATGTCGATGATAAGGAGACCCTAAAGGTTCTCCTAGATGCATGTAAGGCCAAGGGCAAAGAAGTAATCATTATCACCACAGACAAGTCACCCTCTGGCACCAAAACCACCAAGCAGTACCTTAATGTCCCCCCTTCCCCAGAGCTAGAGGATAGGTGCTCCCCTGCATTCTGCACCACTCCCTCTGACATTGAGCTCAACACCTCCCCCTCACCTAACTCAGCCGAGCAGCACAACACTATCTTCAGTTTCCAGACAAAGTTGAAAACATCATCCAGCACAGCAGCAAAGCTTCCCAATGGGCCAACCTCTCCCACACGGCGACCAGCCAACCCCAAGCGTGCTCGTTTACCCCAGCTGAAGCGTCTGCAGTCAGAGCCGTGGGGGCTGATCGCTCCCTCCGTCCTGGCTGCAGCTGCGGCCCACGAGGAGTGTAAGAGAGCCACCTCTGAGGAGGTCGTCACAGGCGTCAATGGACTTGCTCTGTCCAAGAGATCGACTATGTCTCGACAAAACAGTGTGGATGGCAAGGATGTGTTGTTCCCACAAATGTCATCCTCATTGTCTGTCCCTCTAACTTCCAAATCGGCCTATGAGAGGTCTCTGTGTCAGCACCAGCCCCTGGCCCGGCGTAGCACCGTCCCTGCAGACCaggacagtagcagcaacagtgtGCCAGCTAGCTTGAGAGACCCGGTCTACAGGAGACGGCTGGGCACTGACCACTATGACTCAGACTCCCAGCTGTACTCAGACTCTGGCATGCTGGACTCTCCTAAGGTTCCTCTAGAGAGGAGGAAACTCAACACGTCTCCATTAGCCATGCTGACCAGCTCCAGGGAGTCCCTAGACAGCAATGCCAGCACGTCATCACCTAGCACAGCACGTCGCCGCGCACCAGGCCTCTTGGAGAGGCGAGGCTCGGGGACTCTGCTGCTGGACTACATTTCCCATACCCGGCCTGGCCATCTACCCCCACTGAACGTCAACCCCAACCCTCCTATCCCAGACATCGGAGCCAGCAGCAAGCCCTCATCCCCTCTTGCCTCAGGTTTCATATCAGTAGCTCCAGTAGCACCAAACTCACCAAAGAGAGGCCAGCTCAAGTCAAAAAAAAAACTTGTAAGGAGGCACTCTATGCAAGTGGAGCAAATGAAGCAGCTCTCTGCTTTTGAGGAGCTGTAG
- the si:ch211-107o10.3 gene encoding retinol dehydrogenase 12, whose translation MQNYGKAINTFFGQYQTGIALITVTGVGLFALRKWLAGGVCTSKARLDGKTVLITGANTGIGKETAVDMASRGARVILACRDMTRANQAAEGIRRRSGNGNVIVKKLDLASLQSVRQLAKEILESEERLDILINNAGIMSCPKWQTEDGFEMQFGTNHLGHFLLTNCLLNLLKKSVPSRIVNVSSLAHEKGKIYFDDINLDKDYSPWKSYRQSKLANVLFTRELATRLQGTGVTTYSLHPGVIRTELGRHFWPTMPLWKRAIYKTLSFWLKSPREGAQTTIHCAVEESLADVSGLYYSDCAPKTVAPQGQDDAAAKKLWDLSASMVGLA comes from the exons ATGCAGAACTACGGTAAAgcaataaatactttttttggacAATATCAGACGGGGATTGCTCTTATCACAGTCacag GAGTGGGGCTCTTTGCTCTGCGTAAATGGCTGGCTGGAGGGGTGTGTACGAGCAAAGCCCGGCTGGACGGGAAGACTGTCCTTATCACCGGAGCCAACACTGGGATTGGGAAAGAGACTGCAGTTGACATGGCTAGCAGGG GGGCGAGGGTTATTCTGGCCTGCAGGGACATGACAAGAGCCAATCAAGCTGCAGAGGGCATCAGGAGGAGGAGTGGCAATGGGAATGTGATTGTCAAAAAGTTGGACTTGGCATCCCTACAGTCAGTGCGACAACTAGCCAAAGAGATCCTGGAAAGTGAAGAGAGACTGGACATCCTTATTAATAATGCAG GTATCATGAGCTGTCCAAAATGGCAGACTGAAGATGGCTTTGAGATGCAGTTTGGCACCAACCACTTAGGCCACTTTTTATTGACAAATTGCCTTTTGAATCTCCTTAAGAAATCAGTTCCAAGCCGTATTGTCAACGTCTCCAGTTTAGCTCATGAAAAAG GCAAGATCTATTTTGATGACATAAACTTAGATAAAGATTACAGTCCATGGAAAAGCTACCGGCAAAGTAAGCTAGCTAATGTGCTCTTTACTCGGGAGCTGGCAACACGACTACAAG GAACTGGAGTAACTACTTACAGCCTCCATCCTGGAGTCATCCGGACTGAGCTTGGCCGGCACTTCTGGCCCACCATGCCCCTGTGGAAAAGAGCCATCTACAAGACTCTTAGTTTTTGGCTCAAGTCCCCTAGAGAGGGAGCCCAGACCACCATCCACTGTGCCGTAGAAGAAAGCCTGGCAGATGTCAGTGGACTCTACTACAG TGACTGCGCCCCAAAAACTGTGGCCCCTCAGGGCCAGGATGATGCAGCTGCCAAGAAACTGTGGGACCTGAGTGCCTCCATGGTTGGTCTGGCATGA